A window of the Podospora bellae-mahoneyi strain CBS 112042 chromosome 6, whole genome shotgun sequence genome harbors these coding sequences:
- a CDS encoding hypothetical protein (EggNog:ENOG503P15K) → MTLGGDGPWAVSVMWIVTALTFVFVLLRIYTRAYVVGSYGLDDHVYNLAFVLLLCYTIMTTIAAQYGFGQNMFDIQEVEDLVRAILFEAIGQTFAVVGMAVAKWSLGLFLLRLVTQRWHKVVIWITMGSLLAASISVCFVFWLQCSPPAYLYDRRIPGGYCYINTTPVSFTLCILCVIADFFFAIFPWVFLWKLQMSQREKIIIAASMSLGLIAGACGIKRTIEVPNLSSTNYTKDTVGLIVWSAAEIAITMICIGVPVVRPLYKGFIDKLTSRATRSTSGYKKQSGPRYGLKTFGGSTMPGASRWHAETTDGEEGDDKAKKAEQRTRQLKMGVNGPFTHTKAVGGRTMPANTSDEEILGQEYRQNMTDNVEDGSGRGSNIQVIETWTVDRSSPVGSRGRY, encoded by the exons ATGACGCTCGGAGGCGATGGCCCATGGGCTGTCTCCGTCATGTGGATAGTTACAGCCCTTACCTTTGTCTTCGTTCTCCTCCGCATCTACACCAGGGCCTACGTGGTGGGAAGCTATGGGCTGGATGACCACGTCTACAACTTAGCGTTT GTTCTCCTGCTGTGCTACACAATCATGACAACCATCGCAGCCCAATACGGCTTCGGCCAAAACATGTTCGACATACAGGAAGTTGAAGACCTTGTCAGAGCTATTTTGTTCGAGGCAATCGGCCAAACATTTGCGGTAGTCGGCATGGCGGTGGCAAAGTGGTCGCTGGGTCTCTTCTTGCTGCGCCTTGTCACGCAAAGATGGCACAAGGTCGTCATATGGATTACGATGGGAAGCTTGCTGGCAGCGTCTATATCTGTCTGCTTTGTGTTCTGGCTGCAATGCTCGCCACCGGCTTACCTCTACGACAGGAGAATTCCTGGGGGTTACTgctacatcaacaccacgccAGTGTCATTTACCTTGTGCA TCCTCTGCGTCATTGCagacttcttcttcgccatcttcccATGGGTCTTCCTCTGGAAGCTCCAGATGAGCCAGCGGGAGAAGATTATCATTGCCGCAAGTATGAGTCTTGGGTTGATCGCCGGTGCATGCGGTATTAAAAGGACCATTGAAGTCCCCAATCTGTCAAGTACAAACTACACCA AGGACACAGTTGGTCTCATTGTTTGGTCCGCTGCCGAAatcgccatcaccatgatCTGCATTGGCGTCCCTGTCGTCCGCCCCCTCTACAAAGGCTTCATCGACAAGCTCACGTCCCGCGCCACCCGCTCAACATCCGGTTACAAGAAACAAAGTGGTCCACGATACGGGCTCAAGACATTTGGGGGGAGCACCATGCCTGGAGCGAGTCGGTGGCATGCTGAGACAactgatggggaggagggtgatgacaAAGCAAAGAAAGCCGAGCAACGGACAAGGCAGCTGAAGATGGGCGTGAACGGCCCCTTCACTCATACCAaggctgttggtgggaggaCCATGCCGGCTAATACgagtgatgaggagattTTGGGGCAAGAGTATCGACAGAACATGACGGATAACGTGGAGGATGGAAGTGGGAGGGGTAGTAACATTCAGGTTATCGAGACTTGGACTGTTGATCGGTCGTCACCGGTTGGGTCGCGGGGGAGGTATTGA
- a CDS encoding hypothetical protein (EggNog:ENOG503PE1N; COG:S): MVTLGSESLSSAEIWELYRIKPCTLHVMDELDCHDDCRFGWWNHDRCARSHFDVCGKITPIVARDVLNDIHVIRSTSYLQKVYKGCLVPTTD, encoded by the exons ATGGTGACACTGGGCTCAGAGTCCTTGAGCTCGGCGGAGATAT GGGAATTATATCGAATCAAGCCCTGCACTTTGCATGTGATGGATGAACTGGACTGTCATGATGACTGCCGATTCGGCTGGTGGAACCATGACAGATGTGCCCGAAGTCACTTTGATGTCTGCGGTAAGATAACACCTATTGTGGCAAGAGATGTTCTTAACGACATCCATGTGATCCGTTCAACCAGCTACCTGCAAAAGGTATATAAGGGATGTCTGGTGCCTACAACAGATTAA
- a CDS encoding hypothetical protein (MEROPS:MER0036030; EggNog:ENOG503PE1N; COG:S) produces the protein MAKLFIFLSAFLGILTTLISAQSSPFEMVTLVKIDYTTAELAEHYHRLDVTYKTINATAIKAAVLVPKKLAASNKKTDAPVVVHFHGGGLIIGTSLEPAFIADWVTQLPVSTNSILISPLYRLLPEANAPETLSDISSFWSWLHTSLPSVIASAYPKINTNLNQIITVGESAGGYLAVQSALLFQEKAKIKAVIAQYPAIWPDLAAWGSLPLPDPTNEAVIKAGKVIDEYLGNLTGTEIRTDAPYPDRWEFTDAALLSGRSFEFWGDETDIAQSGLGYALNVSRQWGDKLPGFWVLQGKNDGMVAQAGTEEFLARLKGVHPGVEVKYTLRPGLHGFDALYGLDKPFIAEGVRWVKGFWLRGKN, from the exons atgGCTAAGCTCTTCATCTTTCTGTCCGCCTTTCTGGGCATCCTCACTACACTGATCTCAGCTCAGTCCAGCCCTTTCGAAATGGTCACCCTCGTCAAGATTGACTACACCACTGCCGAGCTAGCTGAGCACTACCACCGCCTCGACGTCACCTACAAAACCATCAACGCAACCGCCATCAAAGCTGCCGTCCTGGTCCCGAAGAAGCTCGCAGCCTCCAACAAGAAGACCGACGCGCCCGTGGTGGTGCATTTCCACGGCGGTGGTCTCATCATCGGAACTAGCCTCGAGCCTGCCTTTATTGCCGACTG GGTAACCCAACTCCCCGTCTCTACAAACtccatcctcatctccccgctctaccgcctcctccctgaAGCCAACGCCCCAGAGACCCTATCCgacatctcctccttctggTCCTGGCTtcacacctccctcccatccgtCATCGCCTCCGCCTACCCAAAGATCAAtaccaacctcaaccaaaTCATCACCGTAGGAGAGTCAGCAGGCGGCTACCTCGCCGTTCAATCCGCTCTCTTATTCCAGGAAAaagccaagatcaaggccgTCATCGCGCAATACCCCGCCATCTGGCCCGACCTAGCCGCCTGGGGgtctcttcccctccctgaCCCAACCAACGAAGCTGTCATTAAAGCCGGAAAGGTCATTGATGAGTACCTCGGTAACCTGACGGGAACAGAAATAAGAACTGACGCCCCCTACCCTGACCGCTGGGAGTTCACAGACGCGGCGTTGTTGAGTGGGAGGAGCTTTGAGTTTTGGGGGGACGAGACTGATATTGCACAATCAGGGTTGGGGTATGCTTTGAACGTGTCGAGGCAGTGGGGGGACAAACTGCCGGGGTTTTGGGTTCTTCAGGGGAAGAATGACGGGATGGTTGCACAGGCGGGGACGGAGGAGTTTCTTGCTCGGTTGAAGGGGGTTCACCCGGGGGTGGAGGTCAAGTACACGCTTAGACCGGGATTGCATGGTTTTGATGCGCTTTATGGGTTGGACAAGCCTTTTATtgcggagggggtgaggtgggtgaaggggttttggttgagggggaagaaCTAG